The Streptomyces spororaveus genome includes a region encoding these proteins:
- a CDS encoding DUF2752 domain-containing protein — MSGENQQVDAFRTPDAPPSPTPVPAGPGQPGPASPSRAMRLAVPAFYLAGVTAAFAYVGAVDPNEPGHYPVCPLFRLTGVLCPGCGGLRSAHAFAHGDLVTALGANALAVVGYFVFAGFMALWLVRAFRGGPTPRIVLRRRYWWAIGALALVFVIVRNLSFGSALAP, encoded by the coding sequence GAGAGAATCAGCAGGTGGACGCCTTTCGCACCCCCGATGCCCCGCCGTCGCCGACGCCCGTGCCCGCGGGGCCGGGGCAGCCCGGGCCGGCGTCCCCGTCCCGGGCCATGCGCCTCGCCGTCCCGGCGTTCTACCTGGCCGGAGTCACCGCCGCGTTCGCGTACGTGGGCGCGGTGGATCCCAACGAGCCCGGCCACTACCCCGTGTGCCCGCTGTTCCGGCTGACGGGCGTCCTGTGCCCGGGCTGCGGCGGCCTGCGCAGCGCGCACGCCTTCGCGCACGGCGATCTGGTCACCGCTCTCGGGGCGAACGCGCTCGCGGTCGTGGGCTACTTCGTCTTCGCGGGGTTCATGGCCCTGTGGCTGGTCCGCGCGTTCCGCGGCGGGCCGACCCCGAGGATCGTCCTGCGGCGCCGGTACTGGTGGGCAATCGGTGCGCTGGCCCTGGTTTTCGTCATTGTCCGAAATCTCTCCTTCGGCTCCGCACTGGCGCCCTGA
- the trpC gene encoding indole-3-glycerol phosphate synthase TrpC gives MSVLDEIIEGVREDLAERQARVSLDELKERAAKAPQAKDGVAALRGDSVKVICEVKRSSPSKGALAAIADPAGLAADYEAGGAAVISVLTEQRRFGGSLADLEAVRARVDIPILRKDFIVTAYQLWEARAYGADLVLLIVAALEQEALVSLIERAESIGLTPLVEVHDEEEVERAVAAGAKIIGVNARNLKDLKVDRSTFERVVGEIPDHIVKIAESGIRGPHDLIAYANEGADAVLVGESLVTGRDPKAAVADLVAAGAHPALRHGRS, from the coding sequence GTGAGTGTGCTCGACGAGATCATCGAAGGGGTCCGCGAAGACCTTGCCGAACGGCAGGCCCGCGTGAGCCTCGACGAGCTCAAGGAGCGTGCCGCCAAGGCGCCCCAGGCCAAGGACGGCGTCGCTGCCCTGCGCGGCGACAGCGTCAAGGTGATCTGCGAGGTCAAGCGCTCCAGCCCGTCCAAGGGCGCGCTGGCCGCCATCGCCGATCCGGCCGGGCTCGCCGCCGACTACGAGGCTGGCGGTGCGGCGGTCATCTCCGTCCTCACCGAGCAGCGCCGATTCGGCGGCTCGCTGGCCGACCTGGAGGCCGTCCGCGCCCGCGTGGACATCCCGATCCTGCGCAAGGACTTCATCGTCACGGCGTACCAGCTCTGGGAGGCCCGGGCCTACGGCGCCGACCTCGTCCTGCTGATCGTCGCGGCCCTGGAGCAGGAGGCCCTCGTCTCCCTCATCGAGCGGGCCGAGTCCATCGGTCTCACCCCGCTCGTCGAGGTCCACGACGAGGAGGAAGTGGAGCGCGCGGTCGCCGCGGGCGCCAAGATCATCGGCGTCAACGCCCGCAACCTCAAGGACCTCAAGGTCGACCGCTCCACCTTCGAGCGCGTCGTCGGCGAGATCCCGGACCACATCGTCAAGATCGCCGAGTCCGGCATCCGTGGCCCGCACGACCTGATCGCCTACGCCAACGAGGGCGCCGACGCCGTCCTCGTCGGGGAGTCGCTGGTGACCGGCCGCGACCCGAAGGCGGCCGTGGCCGACCTCGTCGCCGCAGGCGCCCACCCCGCACTGCGCCACGGGCGGAGCTGA
- the trpM gene encoding tryptophan biosynthesis modulator TrpM, producing the protein MAHDRSSVRTRPGSRPVAVPTAHAPLARGCRPRGCRAPARRVHGRRVRYVIGSEPGQVNGMRWRRGGAL; encoded by the coding sequence ATGGCCCACGACCGCTCCTCCGTCCGCACCCGGCCGGGCTCCCGCCCGGTCGCCGTGCCGACGGCGCACGCGCCCCTGGCGCGCGGCTGCCGCCCTCGCGGCTGCCGCGCCCCGGCCCGGCGCGTCCACGGGCGGCGGGTCCGGTACGTGATCGGCTCCGAGCCCGGTCAGGTCAACGGCATGCGATGGCGCCGCGGAGGCGCGCTGTAA
- the trpB gene encoding tryptophan synthase subunit beta has translation MSSEFFIPDPEGHVPNAEGYFGDFGGKFIPEALVAAVDEVAVEYEKAKGDPAFADELNDLMVNYTGRPSALTEVPRFAEHAGGARVFLKREDLNHTGSHKINNVLGQALLTKRMGKTRVIAETGAGQHGVATATACALFGLDCTIYMGEIDTQRQALNVARMRMLGAEVIAVKSGSRTLKDAINEAFRDWVANVDRTHYLFGTVAGPHPFPAMVRDFHRVIGVEARRQILERAGRLPDAVAACVGGGSNAIGLFHAFIPDTDVRLVGFEPAGHGVETGEHAATLTAGEPGILHGSRSYVLQDEEGQITEPYSISAGLDYPGIGPEHSYLKDSGRGEYRAVTDDAAMQALRLLSRTEGIIPAIESAHALAGALDLGRELGKDGLIVVNLSGRGDKDMDTAARYFGLYDTDGEVADNEFSEGDDK, from the coding sequence ATGTCCAGCGAGTTCTTCATTCCGGACCCGGAGGGTCACGTCCCCAACGCCGAGGGTTACTTCGGCGACTTCGGCGGCAAGTTCATCCCGGAGGCGCTCGTCGCCGCCGTGGACGAGGTCGCCGTCGAGTACGAGAAGGCCAAGGGCGACCCGGCCTTCGCGGACGAGCTCAACGACCTCATGGTCAACTACACCGGCCGCCCGAGCGCCCTCACCGAGGTGCCCCGCTTCGCCGAGCACGCCGGCGGCGCCCGGGTCTTCCTCAAGCGCGAGGACCTCAACCACACCGGCTCGCACAAGATCAACAACGTGCTGGGCCAGGCGCTGCTCACCAAGCGCATGGGCAAGACCCGCGTCATCGCCGAGACCGGCGCCGGACAGCACGGCGTGGCCACCGCCACCGCCTGCGCGCTCTTCGGCCTCGACTGCACCATCTACATGGGCGAGATCGACACCCAGCGCCAGGCCCTCAACGTCGCCCGCATGCGCATGCTGGGCGCCGAGGTCATCGCCGTGAAGTCCGGCTCGCGCACCCTCAAGGACGCGATCAACGAGGCGTTCCGCGACTGGGTCGCCAACGTGGACCGCACCCACTACCTCTTCGGTACGGTCGCCGGCCCGCACCCCTTCCCGGCCATGGTCCGCGACTTCCACCGGGTCATCGGAGTCGAGGCCCGCCGCCAGATCCTGGAGCGCGCCGGCCGGCTGCCCGACGCCGTCGCGGCCTGCGTCGGCGGCGGCTCCAACGCCATCGGCCTCTTCCACGCCTTCATCCCGGACACCGACGTCCGCCTGGTCGGCTTCGAGCCCGCCGGGCACGGCGTCGAGACCGGCGAGCACGCGGCCACGCTGACCGCGGGCGAGCCCGGGATCCTGCACGGCTCCCGCTCCTACGTCCTCCAGGACGAGGAGGGCCAGATCACCGAGCCGTACTCCATCTCGGCCGGCCTGGACTACCCGGGCATCGGCCCGGAGCACTCCTACCTCAAGGACTCCGGCCGCGGCGAGTACCGCGCGGTCACCGACGACGCGGCGATGCAGGCCCTGCGCCTGCTCTCGCGCACCGAGGGGATCATCCCGGCGATCGAGTCGGCGCACGCCCTCGCCGGTGCCCTGGACCTGGGCCGCGAGCTGGGCAAGGACGGCCTGATCGTCGTCAACCTGTCCGGTCGCGGCGACAAGGACATGGACACGGCCGCCCGCTACTTCGGGCTGTACGACACCGACGGTGAAGTCGCCGACAACGAGTTCTCCGAGGGGGACGACAAGTGA
- the trpA gene encoding tryptophan synthase subunit alpha — protein MSSTHGRGNIELLSATLAKAKSEDRAALVAYLPAGFPTVGGGIEAVKAVIAGGADVVEIGLPHSDPVLDGPVIQTADDIALRGGVKIADVLRTVREAHEATGAPILVMTYWNPIDRYGVERFTAELAAAGGAGCILPDLPVQESALWREHAEKHGLATVFVVAPSSKDARLATITAAGSGFVYAASLMGVTGTRESVGNQAADLVRRTRATSDLPVCVGLGVSNAAQAKEVAGFADGVIVGSAFVKLLLDAPDLPAGLDAVRALAGELARGVRRS, from the coding sequence GTGAGCTCCACGCACGGGCGCGGCAACATCGAGCTGCTGAGCGCCACCCTCGCCAAGGCGAAGTCCGAGGACCGCGCGGCCCTCGTCGCCTACCTCCCCGCGGGCTTCCCGACCGTCGGCGGCGGCATCGAGGCGGTCAAGGCCGTCATCGCCGGAGGCGCGGACGTCGTCGAGATCGGCCTGCCGCACAGCGACCCGGTCCTCGACGGGCCGGTCATCCAGACCGCCGACGACATCGCCCTGCGGGGCGGCGTCAAGATCGCCGACGTGCTCCGCACGGTCCGCGAGGCCCACGAGGCGACCGGCGCCCCGATCCTGGTGATGACCTACTGGAACCCCATCGACCGCTACGGCGTCGAGCGGTTCACGGCCGAGCTGGCGGCCGCGGGCGGCGCCGGCTGCATCCTGCCCGACCTGCCGGTCCAGGAGTCCGCGCTGTGGCGCGAGCACGCGGAGAAGCACGGTCTGGCGACCGTCTTCGTCGTGGCTCCCAGCAGCAAGGACGCCCGCCTGGCCACCATCACGGCGGCCGGCTCCGGCTTCGTCTACGCCGCCTCCCTCATGGGAGTCACCGGAACCCGCGAGTCCGTCGGCAACCAGGCCGCGGACCTGGTGCGGCGCACCCGCGCCACCAGCGACCTGCCGGTCTGCGTCGGCCTCGGCGTCTCCAACGCCGCCCAGGCCAAGGAGGTCGCGGGCTTCGCCGACGGCGTGATCGTCGGCTCGGCCTTCGTGAAGCTGCTCCTGGACGCGCCGGACCTGCCGGCCGGACTGGACGCCGTACGGGCGCTCGCGGGCGAGCTCGCGCGGGGCGTACGCCGGAGCTGA
- a CDS encoding DsbA family protein has translation MSEKNDGANRDATKRSARERLLVERERQKTRDKRRRTLVVAAAVVGVLGLATVVGVIAANTGKSGSAKAGPVVAPSGATGKDALAIQVGKPEAKSSLTVWEDFRCPSCKFFEDNYRDVIHDLEAKGLLKVDYHLVTLIDRRMGGSGSLKAANAAACAQDAGKFTEYHDLLFQNQPQEVDDAFGKDAKLLELAGKVDGLDTPAFRSCVEDGTHNSWVTKSDGAFTAGQFRGTPTVLLNGKDILSDQANQVTPQKLKEQVEAAAGVVKPAPSASPTPGSGGKNGAKASSSASRTGSGSSGSSGSSTGSSTRSGGTSTGTSNGSSGD, from the coding sequence GTGAGCGAGAAGAACGACGGTGCGAACCGCGATGCGACGAAACGATCGGCCCGGGAACGACTCCTCGTGGAGCGCGAGCGGCAGAAGACCCGGGACAAGCGACGGCGGACCCTCGTCGTGGCGGCGGCGGTGGTCGGCGTCCTCGGCCTGGCGACCGTCGTGGGCGTGATCGCGGCCAACACCGGCAAGAGCGGCTCCGCCAAGGCGGGCCCCGTGGTCGCCCCTTCCGGGGCCACCGGAAAGGACGCCCTCGCCATCCAGGTGGGCAAGCCCGAGGCGAAGTCCTCCCTCACCGTGTGGGAGGACTTCCGCTGCCCCTCCTGCAAGTTCTTCGAGGACAACTACCGCGACGTCATCCACGACCTGGAGGCCAAGGGGCTGCTCAAGGTCGACTACCACCTGGTCACGCTCATCGACCGGAGGATGGGCGGCAGCGGCTCGCTGAAGGCGGCCAACGCGGCCGCCTGCGCGCAGGACGCCGGCAAGTTCACCGAGTACCACGACCTCCTCTTCCAGAACCAGCCGCAGGAGGTCGACGACGCCTTCGGCAAGGACGCCAAGCTGCTGGAACTGGCGGGCAAGGTCGACGGGCTGGACACCCCCGCGTTCCGCTCGTGCGTCGAGGACGGCACGCACAACAGCTGGGTGACCAAGTCGGACGGCGCCTTCACCGCCGGACAGTTCCGCGGCACCCCGACCGTGCTTCTGAACGGCAAGGACATCCTTTCCGACCAGGCCAACCAGGTGACCCCGCAGAAGCTGAAGGAGCAGGTGGAAGCCGCGGCCGGGGTCGTGAAGCCGGCACCGTCCGCCAGCCCGACGCCCGGATCCGGGGGGAAGAACGGGGCCAAGGCCTCGTCGTCCGCGTCGCGGACGGGCTCCGGTTCGTCCGGTTCATCCGGCTCGTCCACCGGATCGTCCACCCGGTCCGGCGGCACCTCGACCGGGACCTCGAACGGCTCCTCGGGAGACTGA
- the lgt gene encoding prolipoprotein diacylglyceryl transferase: MDIAYIPSPSTGVIHLGPIPLRGYAFCIIIGVFVAVWLGNKRWIARGGKPGTVADIAVWAVPFGLVGGRLYHVITDYQLYFGEGRDWVDAFKIWEGGLGIWGAIALGAVGAWIGCRLRGIPLPAWADALAPGIALAQACGRWGNWFNQELYGRATDLPWAVEITAGPNRDAGTYHPTFLYESLWCVGVAFLVIWADRRFKLGHGRAFALYVAAYCVGRGWIEYMRVDEAHHILGVRLNVWTSIVVFVLAVVYLVLSAKLRPGRETVVEPDTSGGKDGADAAPADADAATGAADAEKPEPAEAKTPVLTKDAPAKAEAEAEAPEPGKR, encoded by the coding sequence ATGGACATTGCTTACATCCCCAGTCCGTCGACCGGCGTGATCCATCTCGGACCGATCCCGCTCCGCGGCTACGCGTTCTGCATCATCATCGGCGTCTTCGTCGCCGTCTGGCTCGGCAACAAGCGGTGGATCGCGCGCGGCGGAAAGCCGGGCACGGTCGCGGACATCGCCGTGTGGGCCGTGCCCTTCGGCCTGGTCGGTGGTCGCCTCTACCACGTGATCACCGACTACCAGCTCTACTTCGGCGAGGGCCGGGACTGGGTCGACGCCTTCAAGATCTGGGAGGGCGGACTCGGCATCTGGGGCGCCATCGCGCTCGGCGCGGTGGGTGCCTGGATCGGCTGCCGCCTGCGCGGGATCCCGCTGCCGGCCTGGGCGGACGCCCTGGCCCCGGGTATCGCGCTGGCCCAGGCCTGCGGGCGCTGGGGCAACTGGTTCAACCAGGAGCTGTACGGCCGGGCCACCGATCTGCCGTGGGCGGTGGAGATCACCGCGGGCCCGAACCGGGACGCCGGGACCTACCACCCGACCTTCCTGTACGAGTCGCTGTGGTGCGTCGGCGTCGCGTTCCTGGTGATCTGGGCCGACCGCCGCTTCAAGCTCGGCCACGGACGGGCCTTCGCCCTGTACGTCGCCGCGTACTGCGTCGGCCGGGGCTGGATCGAGTACATGCGCGTCGACGAGGCGCACCACATCCTGGGCGTCCGGCTGAACGTCTGGACCTCGATCGTCGTCTTCGTGCTCGCGGTCGTCTACCTGGTGCTGTCGGCGAAGCTGCGGCCGGGCCGTGAGACGGTCGTCGAGCCGGACACCTCCGGCGGCAAGGACGGTGCCGACGCGGCTCCGGCCGACGCGGACGCCGCCACCGGGGCCGCTGACGCCGAGAAGCCCGAGCCCGCCGAGGCCAAGACGCCCGTCCTCACGAAGGACGCCCCCGCCAAGGCCGAGGCCGAGGCCGAAGCCCCGGAGCCGGGCAAGCGCTGA
- a CDS encoding HpcH/HpaI aldolase/citrate lyase family protein yields the protein MILTWLYAPGDRPEVVAKALGCGADAVIVDLEDAVPASRKEYARAATAELLAERPPLPVHVRVNALDSPWGGADLTALGGLHGLAGLRLPKISAPGQITAVADRTGGVSLHALLESAVGVERAYEIARAHPALRGLSLGEADLRADLAVSAETGLDWCRSRVVVAARAAGLAPPAQSVFPDIRDLESLAVSCARGRALGFLGRAAIHPRQLQVIERAYLPAPEEVSSAVEVLSAARATPGALALPDGRFVDPAVVAAAHRTLALAARMAAR from the coding sequence GTGATCCTGACCTGGCTGTACGCGCCCGGAGACCGCCCGGAGGTGGTCGCCAAGGCCCTCGGCTGCGGGGCGGACGCCGTCATCGTCGACCTGGAGGACGCGGTACCGGCCTCACGGAAGGAGTACGCCCGCGCCGCGACCGCCGAGCTGCTGGCCGAACGGCCCCCGCTCCCCGTCCACGTCCGCGTGAACGCCCTGGACTCCCCCTGGGGCGGCGCCGACCTCACCGCGCTCGGCGGTCTGCACGGCCTCGCGGGGCTGCGGCTGCCCAAGATCAGCGCCCCGGGGCAGATCACGGCCGTCGCCGACCGCACCGGCGGGGTCAGCCTGCACGCCCTGCTCGAATCGGCCGTGGGCGTGGAGCGCGCCTACGAGATCGCCCGCGCGCACCCCGCCCTGCGCGGGCTCTCCCTCGGCGAGGCGGACCTGCGGGCCGACCTGGCCGTCAGCGCGGAGACGGGCCTGGACTGGTGCCGCTCCCGGGTGGTGGTCGCGGCCCGGGCGGCGGGGCTGGCTCCCCCGGCGCAGTCGGTGTTCCCGGACATCCGGGACCTGGAGTCGCTGGCCGTCTCGTGCGCCCGGGGCCGCGCCCTGGGGTTCCTCGGCCGGGCGGCGATCCATCCGCGCCAGCTCCAGGTGATCGAGCGGGCCTACCTCCCGGCGCCCGAGGAGGTCAGCTCCGCCGTGGAGGTGCTGAGCGCCGCCCGGGCCACCCCGGGTGCGCTGGCTCTGCCCGACGGCCGGTTCGTGGATCCGGCGGTGGTGGCCGCGGCGCACCGCACCCTGGCCCTCGCCGCGCGCATGGCGGCCCGCTGA